The proteins below come from a single Cellvibrionales bacterium genomic window:
- a CDS encoding sulfatase-like hydrolase/transferase produces MLLILLDDAGYSDVAGFGRNDAPTPNIQSIAQEGVRFTRHYADSTCKPARFGAADGRESARVAQSPDFRGMSPDIVTLADALKTNGYHTAHIGKWHLGDAVRGAWPDQGFDEWFGFLNQFQLKAQMQKVNLLSVPLISIHGCKAITHPTTIPRSPGRYSG; encoded by the coding sequence GTGCTATTAATTTTGCTCGATGATGCCGGCTACAGCGATGTTGCCGGTTTTGGGCGCAACGATGCGCCTACGCCCAATATTCAAAGCATCGCGCAGGAAGGTGTGCGTTTTACGCGTCACTATGCCGACAGCACTTGCAAACCCGCGCGCTTTGGCGCTGCTGACGGGCGTGAATCCGCACGCGTGGCGCAGAGCCCAGACTTTCGCGGCATGTCTCCTGATATCGTCACTCTTGCAGATGCATTGAAAACTAATGGCTACCACACGGCGCACATTGGTAAATGGCATTTGGGTGATGCCGTGCGTGGCGCATGGCCAGATCAAGGCTTCGACGAATGGTTTGGTTTTCTCAATCAATTTCAATTGAAGGCCCAGATGCAGAAGGTCAATTTACTAAGCGTCCCACTTATATCGATCCATGGCTGCAAAGCGATCACACACCCTACAACAATACCGAGGTCACCTGGAAGATATTCTGGCTGA
- a CDS encoding penicillin-binding protein activator — translation MSFILPCLPCRLRLRGAAVLMLLISMGLASCAAPKPDSGAIPEIAEQSSSSEGSAKPKAVNTNLVFELLKRAEAAQSPERETLFLQASAYYQQMGDYVRMGRVFEVLRPESLTPPQRIEYSLQYGDWALYQRHVDDAARVLLAPELNQGLSESQTATLHSLRARLFERQGKMLDALHERISQSAHTPESRASGIVGQHLAAVVGDVDGGSAILRERRQPQL, via the coding sequence ATGTCTTTCATTCTACCTTGTCTACCTTGTCGTTTGCGCCTGCGCGGCGCAGCTGTCTTGATGTTGTTGATAAGTATGGGTTTGGCGAGCTGTGCTGCGCCCAAGCCAGATAGCGGTGCGATACCCGAGATCGCAGAGCAATCGTCTTCTTCTGAGGGCAGCGCCAAGCCGAAGGCGGTCAACACCAACTTGGTATTTGAATTGCTCAAGCGCGCAGAAGCCGCGCAATCGCCCGAGCGCGAAACCCTCTTTCTGCAAGCCTCGGCCTACTATCAACAAATGGGTGATTATGTGCGCATGGGGCGCGTGTTTGAGGTACTGCGTCCTGAGTCGCTTACGCCGCCACAGCGCATCGAGTACAGCCTGCAATACGGCGATTGGGCACTGTACCAGCGCCATGTAGACGATGCGGCGCGTGTGCTGCTTGCCCCTGAATTGAACCAAGGGCTGAGCGAGAGTCAGACGGCCACGCTGCACAGTCTGCGTGCGCGTTTGTTTGAGCGCCAAGGCAAAATGCTGGACGCACTGCATGAGCGCATTAGCCAGAGTGCGCACACGCCGGAGAGCAGAGCAAGCGGAATTGTCGGCCAGCATTTGGCGGCTGTTGTTGGCGATGTCGATGGCGGATCTGCAATTCTTAGAGAACGCCGACAGCCGCAACTCTAA
- a CDS encoding pyrroline-5-carboxylate reductase: MTQPTIGFIGAGNMAASLIGGLVARGFAPQQLCAADPNATNLQALAAQHGIHACTSNAEVAQRADILVLAVKPQVMKAVLADLAPSVQNKHLILSIAAGISMASMEQWLGGAPAVVRCMPNTPALVQQGASGLVANAQVNAAQREQAEAILKAVGIALWLDDEAQIDAVTAVSGSGPAYFFLLMEAMIAAGEKLGLSTETSRALTLQTALGAAQMACSSEFDPAELRRRVTSPGGTTERAIAHFEQQHLRTIVDDALQAASTRSQELSQQLA, from the coding sequence ATGACTCAACCCACTATTGGATTTATCGGCGCAGGCAATATGGCGGCCAGCTTGATCGGCGGCTTGGTCGCGCGCGGTTTTGCGCCACAGCAACTCTGCGCCGCAGACCCTAACGCCACCAACCTGCAAGCACTCGCCGCACAACATGGCATCCACGCCTGCACGAGCAATGCGGAAGTTGCGCAGCGCGCCGACATTCTGGTGCTAGCCGTGAAGCCGCAGGTGATGAAAGCGGTATTGGCCGATCTCGCGCCGTCTGTGCAGAACAAACACCTGATCCTCTCCATCGCCGCCGGCATCAGCATGGCCAGCATGGAGCAATGGCTCGGTGGTGCGCCCGCCGTCGTGCGTTGCATGCCCAACACCCCCGCACTGGTGCAGCAGGGCGCGAGCGGCTTGGTCGCCAACGCGCAAGTCAACGCCGCACAGCGCGAGCAAGCAGAAGCGATTCTGAAAGCTGTCGGCATTGCGTTGTGGCTGGACGATGAAGCGCAAATTGATGCGGTGACCGCCGTTTCCGGCAGTGGCCCCGCGTACTTTTTTCTGTTGATGGAAGCGATGATTGCCGCCGGTGAAAAATTAGGGCTCAGCACAGAAACTTCTCGCGCGCTCACACTGCAAACCGCACTCGGTGCCGCACAGATGGCGTGCAGCAGCGAGTTTGATCCCGCCGAATTGCGGCGCCGCGTCACTTCACCGGGCGGCACCACCGAACGCGCCATTGCACATTTTGAACAACAACATTTGCGCACGATTGTTGATGATGCCTTGCAAGCGGCCAGCACGCGCTCGCAAGAATTATCGCAACAACTGGCTTAA
- a CDS encoding class I SAM-dependent methyltransferase, with translation MWVCGTRFLLTINNEVPVPSKHTGIDVDEEIIDFLQTAASPVDARFHYAHWPVRNALTTQQARRCHCKTHLPVAGSFDVIWLFSVFTHLDPDDAAAMLRILRQHRLSRKN, from the coding sequence ATGTGGGTTTGCGGCACGCGTTTTCTGCTTACGATCAACAACGAGGTGCCTGTCCCGTCAAAGCACACCGGCATTGATGTCGACGAAGAAATTATTGATTTTTTGCAAACAGCTGCAAGCCCTGTTGATGCGCGTTTTCATTATGCACACTGGCCGGTTCGCAACGCACTTACAACCCAGCAGGCGCGCCGCTGTCATTGCAAAACGCATTTGCCTGTTGCCGGATCGTTTGATGTGATTTGGCTGTTTTCTGTTTTTACGCATTTAGACCCAGATGATGCGGCAGCCATGTTGCGCATTTTGCGCCAACATCGCCTCTCACGGAAGAATTGA
- a CDS encoding penicillin-binding protein activator gives MSASIWRLLLAMSMADLQFLENADSRNSKEDQLLAGWLALAHIQREDAGNSERMAADVQSWRNRYATHPANRSMPAELVVAASETSNGARPQRIALLPPLTGKWGRRGRHSAMAS, from the coding sequence TTGTCGGCCAGCATTTGGCGGCTGTTGTTGGCGATGTCGATGGCGGATCTGCAATTCTTAGAGAACGCCGACAGCCGCAACTCTAAAGAAGATCAGCTATTAGCAGGATGGTTAGCACTTGCTCACATTCAGCGTGAAGACGCAGGCAACAGCGAGCGCATGGCCGCCGATGTGCAGAGCTGGCGCAACCGTTACGCCACACACCCTGCCAATCGCAGTATGCCCGCCGAGTTGGTGGTCGCTGCCAGTGAAACTTCCAACGGCGCTCGCCCACAACGCATCGCCTTGTTACCGCCCTTGACTGGCAAGTGGGGGCGGCGGGGCAGGCATTCCGCGATGGCTTCATGA
- the hemF gene encoding oxygen-dependent coproporphyrinogen oxidase, with translation MTVDVAAVKSYLLDVQNRICAGLEAEDGRAKFVEDAWQREGGGGGGITRVITNGAVFEKGGVNFSHVQGDSMPASATAHRPELAGRAFEAMGVSLVIHPENPYVPTSHANVRFFVARKDGEPDVWWFGGGYDLTPYYGFDEDCVHWHRTAKAACEPFGKNVYADYKKWCDEYFFLKHRNEQRGIGGLFFDDLNAWGFEKSFAFLRAVGDSYIEAYRPVVARCKNMKYGERERDFQLYRRGRYVEYNLVYDRGTLFGLQTGGRTESILMSLPPLVSWHYNWQPEAGSPEAKLYSDYIVRREWV, from the coding sequence ATGACTGTTGATGTAGCTGCGGTAAAAAGTTATTTGTTGGATGTGCAAAATCGTATTTGTGCCGGTTTAGAAGCGGAAGATGGCCGTGCGAAATTTGTCGAAGACGCGTGGCAGCGCGAAGGTGGCGGCGGTGGCGGCATCACACGCGTGATTACCAACGGCGCAGTATTTGAAAAAGGCGGCGTGAATTTTTCACATGTGCAAGGTGATTCCATGCCGGCTTCTGCCACCGCGCATCGTCCAGAATTGGCAGGGCGCGCGTTTGAAGCGATGGGTGTTTCCCTCGTGATCCATCCAGAAAATCCCTATGTTCCCACTTCGCACGCCAATGTGCGATTTTTTGTCGCACGCAAAGACGGCGAGCCGGATGTGTGGTGGTTTGGCGGCGGTTACGATCTCACGCCTTATTACGGTTTTGATGAAGACTGTGTGCATTGGCACCGCACGGCAAAAGCGGCGTGTGAGCCGTTTGGCAAGAATGTGTATGCCGATTACAAAAAATGGTGCGATGAGTATTTCTTTTTGAAACACCGCAATGAGCAGCGCGGTATCGGCGGTTTGTTTTTTGATGATTTGAATGCCTGGGGCTTTGAAAAAAGTTTTGCGTTTTTGCGCGCCGTGGGTGACAGCTATATTGAAGCGTATCGCCCTGTGGTGGCGCGTTGTAAAAACATGAAATACGGCGAGCGCGAACGCGATTTTCAGTTGTACCGTCGTGGGCGCTATGTGGAATACAACTTGGTGTACGATCGCGGCACTTTGTTTGGGTTGCAAACCGGCGGCCGCACCGAATCCATTTTGATGTCTCTACCACCTTTAGTGAGCTGGCATTACAACTGGCAACCAGAGGCTGGATCACCAGAAGCCAAACTCTACAGCGATTACATCGTGCGAAGAGAGTGGGTATGA
- a CDS encoding HAD family hydrolase, giving the protein MTLAIFDLDNTLLNGDSDHAWGEFIADLGVVDAAEYRAKNDAFYDDYCRGELDIFAYQRFVLSPLAHRPMQELAQWHAQFMRDKIAGMILPKAVDLIESHRAQNHTLMIITATNAFITAPIAQRLGIDILLATEPEIRNGVYTGDISGTPCYREGKVERLNAWLNNNNETLHGSFFYSDSHNDLPLLQKVDKPVAVDPDDKLKAFAEQHGWQVMRLR; this is encoded by the coding sequence ATGACACTCGCTATTTTTGATCTCGACAACACCTTACTCAACGGCGACTCTGATCACGCTTGGGGTGAATTTATTGCCGATCTCGGCGTGGTCGATGCAGCAGAATACCGCGCAAAAAATGACGCGTTTTATGACGATTACTGTCGCGGCGAATTGGATATTTTCGCTTACCAGCGTTTTGTGCTGTCGCCACTCGCCCATCGCCCCATGCAAGAATTAGCACAATGGCATGCGCAATTTATGCGCGACAAAATTGCCGGCATGATTCTGCCCAAAGCTGTCGACCTCATTGAAAGCCATCGCGCACAAAATCACACTTTGATGATTATCACCGCCACCAACGCTTTCATTACTGCACCTATCGCGCAGCGCTTAGGCATTGATATTTTGCTCGCCACCGAGCCGGAGATACGCAACGGCGTTTACACCGGCGACATCAGCGGCACACCCTGCTACCGCGAAGGCAAAGTCGAGCGCCTCAACGCTTGGCTAAACAACAATAATGAAACCCTGCACGGCAGTTTTTTCTACAGCGATTCGCACAATGATTTGCCGCTGCTACAAAAAGTGGATAAGCCCGTAGCGGTTGATCCCGATGACAAACTCAAAGCCTTTGCAGAACAACACGGGTGGCAAGTGATGCGTTTGCGGTGA
- a CDS encoding sulfatase-like hydrolase/transferase encodes MNSQKAGFRTPLIIRWPDKRSAGKAIDDIVAIQDIYPTVLAAAGITPTTALDGENLQPLLGQQKLKPRNLVFEIGSLGLFNHSILKPMER; translated from the coding sequence GTGAATTCGCAGAAGGCAGGTTTTCGCACGCCATTGATAATTCGCTGGCCCGACAAACGCAGCGCAGGCAAAGCTATCGACGACATTGTGGCAATACAGGATATTTATCCCACTGTGCTCGCTGCAGCCGGCATTACACCCACCACCGCGCTGGACGGTGAAAACCTGCAGCCGTTGCTGGGACAACAAAAACTCAAACCGCGCAACTTGGTTTTTGAAATCGGCAGTCTGGGTTTGTTTAACCACAGCATCCTCAAGCCGATGGAGCGCTAG
- a CDS encoding Sua5/YciO/YrdC/YwlC family protein, translated as MNTFQLQRTVSVLRSGGVIAYPTEAVWGLGCDPHNEEAVTQLLALKQRSWRKGVILIAADVEQLMPYLRGLPEEKLALMRASWPGPNTWLVPNNGAAPAWITGGRSTLAVRVTAHPLAAALCKQFGRALVSTSANRAGKKPARTVFDVRCNFGDTLDAVLPGALGGLQNPTQIRDVMTGEICRMA; from the coding sequence ATGAACACTTTTCAGCTGCAGCGTACGGTGTCGGTATTGCGCAGCGGCGGCGTGATTGCCTATCCCACGGAAGCGGTATGGGGTTTGGGTTGTGATCCGCACAATGAAGAAGCTGTTACACAATTGCTTGCGCTAAAACAACGAAGCTGGCGCAAGGGCGTGATACTTATTGCAGCCGATGTTGAACAACTGATGCCCTACCTGCGCGGTTTGCCGGAAGAAAAGCTGGCGCTGATGCGTGCGAGTTGGCCCGGCCCGAATACTTGGCTGGTGCCTAACAACGGCGCAGCGCCCGCGTGGATTACCGGCGGACGCAGCACACTGGCGGTGCGCGTCACGGCGCACCCCTTAGCAGCCGCGTTGTGCAAACAGTTTGGTAGAGCTTTGGTGTCAACATCGGCGAATCGTGCGGGAAAAAAACCGGCACGCACAGTGTTTGATGTACGCTGCAATTTTGGCGATACCTTGGATGCTGTGCTGCCCGGTGCGCTTGGCGGTTTGCAGAACCCCACGCAGATTCGCGATGTAATGACAGGCGAAATCTGTCGCATGGCTTAA
- a CDS encoding penicillin-binding protein activator: MVYFSGNGADAAAVMDALQRNGGKDLPVYATAEVLDGRVDVRTNGLRVCLSPWQVSSGPLQEAKIPVPNNANGRLFAMGADAEQLFSQLSPLAGNASLRVSGNTGYLSMSNRRVQRSLVWAVMQDGKPIAQPATADGRF; encoded by the coding sequence ATGGTGTATTTCAGTGGCAACGGCGCAGATGCAGCAGCCGTGATGGATGCTCTGCAACGCAACGGCGGCAAAGATCTGCCGGTGTACGCGACGGCGGAAGTGTTGGACGGTCGCGTTGATGTGCGCACCAATGGTCTGCGCGTGTGCCTGTCGCCTTGGCAGGTGAGCAGCGGGCCGCTGCAAGAAGCCAAAATTCCCGTGCCGAATAATGCCAACGGACGCCTGTTCGCGATGGGTGCCGATGCCGAGCAACTGTTCTCACAACTGTCACCGCTGGCGGGCAACGCCTCGTTGCGTGTGTCGGGCAATACCGGCTACTTGAGCATGAGCAATCGTCGCGTGCAGCGCAGTTTGGTGTGGGCGGTGATGCAAGACGGCAAACCCATCGCTCAGCCCGCCACGGCTGACGGGCGTTTCTGA
- a CDS encoding YraN family protein: MVERAAEHYLQQQGLQSIAQNFQRRGGEIDLIMREGATLVFVEVRFRKSDNFGSPVESVTASKQRKLLQTAQLFLLAHPQWRNAPCRFDIVAARPTENNALQFEWIQNAFGA; encoded by the coding sequence GTGGTAGAGCGCGCTGCAGAACACTATTTGCAGCAGCAAGGCCTGCAATCCATTGCGCAGAATTTTCAACGGCGCGGCGGTGAAATTGATTTGATTATGCGCGAAGGTGCAACACTGGTGTTTGTCGAAGTGCGCTTTCGCAAAAGTGATAACTTTGGTTCGCCGGTAGAAAGTGTGACGGCGAGTAAACAGCGCAAATTACTGCAAACCGCGCAGTTGTTTTTATTGGCGCATCCGCAGTGGCGCAATGCGCCGTGTCGCTTCGATATTGTCGCGGCAAGGCCGACAGAAAATAATGCACTGCAATTTGAGTGGATACAAAATGCTTTCGGTGCCTGA